The genomic stretch CAGAAACAAGGGAAAACACTCCCTGATTTTTAATCTGACTTCCAATCACAGCGCAATGGGCATCATACACACTTCCAGACCCTGTGGTGGGaaaccctgggggtggggggaggacagagactcagaatgggggtggagggaatcAAAATCAAATACCTGGAGTGCagtggaggggctgaggggggcccgCCAGGCGATACATTCCAGTGGCTCCCATAAGGGGCAGCCAGAGGCCTGGGTCCCCCATGTCCACCTCAGGTGCCTCAGCTGGGGGTGACAGTGATGGGGCAGGTGAGATGCTGCCATCCCTCACCCCATCCCCCTGGTGAACCAGGGGGCAGGGATGCAGGGGGTAAAAGGGGGCAGGCCCTCTTCCTTACCCTCCCAGCCACTCCAAGGTGTGGGGAAGGGGAGCCGCCTCCTCTGTTTcagagggaggctcagagagggcgggtcacttgcccaaagtcatgcagCACAGCAGGGACTAGATCCCAAGGTCAGGGCAGTCACTGCAGGGCTGTGCTACACCCCACGGGTGGAGGGAGTATCAGCTGGGGAAGTGGAAGGGAGAATTAGATTCCCTTTCATACTGGATCTGGATAAATTCCCTACCCATGACCCCTCCCCCAGATTCTGCTCCATCACCACTCTGGGCTACCTGATTTTCTGGTCTACACACTGCAGCTTGGCTACACTGAGGCTGGGTTGATCTATCTGCCCCTCTTCTAACGAGGGACTTTCCTATCCTCCCACCACAACAGGGCTCAGGACTCAGCCTCAAGGAGTACTCAGCCAGGGGCAGGGGACACGCACCATTGCTCCCACCCTCCAAGTACCCCAGTAATCCCTCAGGCTGCTCCTAGTATCTTCatgaattttgttatttctaaatCGGTACAAAACTGACAGTGATCAGCTCCGGTGACGAGAGGTAGAAACCGGCCAGGCAGCCGGAGAAAATGGGGTGGAGTAAGTCAGGGCATAGGGCCAAGTGGTGTTGGGACAAGGGGGCATCAGATCCTGAGGGCCTCTATCTAGGGTGTGGGTGTGGGAATATCTCCCCCCAAGCACAGGGGTCCCCATAATTCttttcctggctctgcccctccccagattTATCAGAGAAATCTGAGATTCAAGGcaggcagggtctggggcagcagATTGGAGTGGGATGGGGAGATAAGTCTTCACTAGCACAACCTAACCCCCCCCCAACCTCGGGACACCACCTTGCCCACCACCAGCCCCGCAAAACCAACATCCCCCGATCTTGCAGACCACCCATCGCAGGAGGGAATAGCGGGCTGGAACCTGGCATCATGGAAATAAATTTATCCTTTGGGGGATTCCCTCTCCACACTccgtcaagaaaaaaaaaaaagtttcagccCACGGGGTGATCTGGCTTTGGGGTCAGGAAGGGGATGAGGGGCACCCAGCAGGGATGGACCATCTAGTTAAGGCTGGAAGGTAGGTTGTTGTGtctctgggggctgctgggcgGGGAGATCTCCCTGGAAGGGGGAGAGCTCAGCCTTCTCCTGACTGACCTGGGACCTCAACCCTCGGACCCCGATTACGGTCCTTGGGCCACCCGCATCTCTCTGCCCTGTGCCGGTGGTGCTGACGGTCCAAAGGCTGGCCTCACAGAGAAGCTGCCAGGATCTGCGACAAGGGGATGAACGAAATGAGAGCCCTGTAAACggagctgggggcaggaaggTGGACCGGAGGGTGGGTAAGACAGCTCAGGACCAACAGACGCTTGGGCAGACAGACATGGGGAAAGAGACGCAGGGCAATGACAGACACACTCTCTGGAGAAGACGGGTGGGGGCCCCGGCCAAGAcagcacctccccacccccacgccccgcGCTCCCCCTCCCGATCCCAAAAGGCCAAGGCGCCCCTTGGGGCCCGGCCGGGCACGGCGCTAGCTACAGCAGTAAAGGCGGCGGGCCCGGAAGACCGATGCGGAGAGGGGCGGACCGGGCAGTTGCAGGAGGCGCCCTCTCGGCCTCTGCGGCTCCCCGCGAGGCGCGCGGCTGCGGGGGCGTGCCAGGCCGGGGCCGTCAGAGTCCTTCCCCGGGCGCTCCCCGCCCGAGCCCCGCAGTCCCGGGGAAGGCCCCCAGCCCAGCCGCTGGGGGGTGCggccgcgggcgggcgggcgcgcgcGGCGTCACATGATGGCGCAGCGGTTGCGGCGCAGCGCGCCCTGGAAGCGCAGGGCGGCGTGCACGTGCTTGCAGCGGGCGCAGCCGACGCTCTTGAGCAGCTCGCTGAAGAGCAGCAGGATGTGCCAGTTGTACTTGGCCGAGCACTCCACGTAGCCGCACTTCCAGGTCTTGCGCACCAGGTGTGACACGTTCCAGCGCGGGATCACGCGCCCGCGCTGCAGGTCCCGCTTGTTGCCCACGATGATGATGGGCGTCTCCGAGGTGCCGATCACCCTGCGGGGTGTGGGGGCGGATCTCAGAACTCCACACTCGGGTCTCACAACCCCTGGACTTCAAGAAGGGCAGGTCAATACTGCCTGGTCAATACTGGAACTACCATACCTCTGTTCCAGGGGCAGCGCTCAGCCTTCGGGGTGTCTTATATTCTCTAATCGGAACAACTGATCTAAAAGGTGGGtactattgttatccccattttacagatatggaacCTGAGGCTTATCTGTTAACTGGCTTAAAGTGATGCAGGTGAGTGGCCCTGGCAATTTTGTTCCCAGAGCCCCTGCTCTTAACCACTGCATTAGACTAGCCAGCCACCCCATGGTGAGAATCCCAAAGTGAGTTTTTAGGAATGGGACAGTAAACTGCGTGTGCGTGTTTGAATGTATGTGCAGGAATCAGAGGGTACCTCACCAgtgccccaccctcccccccttgCACCATTTCCAGGGCAACTGGGGCGCCCAATGAGGTGGTAATGGACTATATCctggcccctcacctcgtctctaGGATCTGTTGGCGGATGGTCTTGACGTACTCAAAGCTGTCAAAGCAGCAAATGTCGTAGACCAGGATGTACGCGTGGACGCTCCGGAGGCCCCTGCAACAGGCGTCTGCCCACTCCTGCAACAGCCCCAGCCAGTGCCGAGGTCAGAGCAACCCCGAGGGCTCCCCTTGCCCCCAGCCGCCTCCAGCCCTAGACTGACAGCATCCCCACCTGCCACTGCACCCCAGGCCTCCCACAGCCCCCATCCCCAGGaggcctggcccagagcagaccGGAGGAGCTCAGTACAGTGGCTCCCCCACCTCCAAGCCAGGATAGGGCAGGTCATGCTGCCTGACCTCTGCAGCGGCACTCACTGTCCTGTGCACATCTGGAGCTGAGATCTGCCTTGTGCCATTTTATCGCCcaacccattcatccatccactcgGTCCTTTGTTCAAGTACACATACTAAGTGCCTGCCTCTAAGAACCAAGGCCTCTGGGCTAGTTGTTGGATCTGTTGAAATCCCGTCTTCCAGTTTAAAtgtttcctcctcccccaggaagtCTTCCTGCAAGCAGGGGACTACTCCCTTCATTTCCTGTGTTCTAAGAATACCCTGATTCTACCTTGGTTAGAGTTGTTTCCATCCCCCGTTCCCTAGTTCCATTGTGAGCTCCTGAGAGGGCCAGAGCCAGGCCTTCCTCGTTTTTGTGTTGACTCTTAGCAGGCTCTTTAATCGCACTACCGAGGCTGGTGAGCTCTCTGTGGCCTTGAACCCCACCTGTTCCATGCAGGATCAATGCAACTCCTGCCTATAGCAATGCCCTTAGATTGTTACCCGGAATTGCCCCTTCTGTTTGCTCTACGTTGCCCTCGGGGCTGAGAAGGAGAAGGCCCCTAAGGAGAAAAAGACTGAGACTGGCTGCATAGTGGGGGCTCACAGAGACCAGGGCCCAAGGGCagctccagagaaacagagcttCCTGAATGCTCAAGGCAAATTCTGAGGAAAGGGCTGCAGCTCCGGAGGAAGAGGCCCCTGGAAAGGCTGAGTGTACTAAAGAGGTTCCCTAAGAGATTAATTAGCTGATTAACCTTCCAGCAGATGGCAAACGCAAGATCAGCCGAGGGCAGCTGGTGTGTGGAaagaaggcggggggggggggggggtgtctctgaagttgggggaggggcaggcctcCAAGGACAGAGGGAACCAGGGTCGTCTCCCTTGAGGGCCCAGGCAAAAGCGCCGGAGGAGGAGCAGGCATGTGCCCCGCCAGCTTCTGAGCTGCCTTGGGCAGGGGCCAGGCTTGGAGGACTACGGCTGGCTCTCCACCTCAGAGCAGGAGTGAAGGAGGAAAGATGCCGGTGGCCGGCGGGCCGTGGTGGAGAGTTCAGTCCAGCTCCAGAAAAGCACTCCCAGACTGAAAGGCTTAGAAGCTGCAGCAGTGGATTTCCCCTGGGAGATGATGTGGCATCTTTTCTTTGTGCTGAGTTTTAACTTTGCTGCAGGGGGAAGATGTTGGGGACAGATCTAAAGCCTCCGGGAACCGGGGGTTGGCTTCTTAGGCCAGGGAAGCAGGGAAGACTGCACTCCAGCCACTGGACGGTGGACTCTGAGAGCGTGGGACCcccaggggcttggggttcctcccctcaccccctcaaGGAGTGGAGAGCAGCAGGAAGCTGGAGCGAtggggaaacaggcacagaggcTCCCACCTTccagctctgggctggggagagggaacagCTGCCAGCCTCTGAGGGTGACAgccccacctctccccccacACGCTCCTCGCTCCTCCTCGAGGGGGCCTCCAGGCTGCCTTCCCGCCCACTGCTCTCTGGGGGCTCctaagagggagggaaggaaggctcCTGATTGTCTGCCTTGTGCCTTCACCCCGAATTGAAGGAAGGGAGCAGGAAAGCTCAGCTTTCCTTCCAGCTCGTGCTGTGCAGGGTTCCAGACTGTAAGCGACCATCTTGGGGCCATGTCAAGACAGAGGAGGAGCCGTGGAAACTGAATCCAGTTCTAAGGACCCGGGAGCTGAGGGAGGCTTGGCCACCTGGGTGCTGACCCTGCATTTGTTGCTCGTTTCTCTAACCTCAGGTTCACCCTCTGATAGGAGAGGGGCTGTCGGGGAACAGCTGAGGCTCAGACCACTCTCCTGGCCTCTCAGCTGGTCTTGGGGAagaatgtatttctcttttcagacAGTGGCCGGTGAGATTCTTAGCTTTTATATTTGATCTTTGGGGACGCAAGGTCCCTTCTCAGCATTTCTCTGCTCAAAGTCCCTTTCTTGTGCTCCAGGGCATCCAGGAGAGTCTAAAACTCAGGATCAATCAGGAAGAAAAAGGGCAGCAACCCAGCAGAAAAGATGGACAAAGGCCTTAATAgttgtgagaaaaagaaatgcaaaagccCTTAAGcctgtgaaaagatgctcagcttcAGTCATCCTCAGAGATACAAGCCGAAACTGCACTGAGAATATCACATCTCATCTATCAGACTGTTGAAGCCCCCAAAGTTGGACAGTACGTTCTGATGGCAAGGCTGTAGGGAAACCAGCACTCACACAGGGTCACAAAACACGAAATTTCCTAGAAGGGGAGGGAAACCTCCCTTTCCAAATCCAGCTGCATTCATCCTTTGACCTAGCAATGCCATTGCGGGGGCTTGATTCCACAGATACGCCTCCCTGTGTGCAGAGAGACTATGAACAAGGCTCTCGGTGTGGCAGACTGGCAACAGCCCACTCGTCCAACAAGAGGGGACTCCAGGGTCCATCTCTCCAGGGGGTTCAGCGCAGCCATGCTACCGACATTCAGATACCAGCACTCGGGGAAGATCTCCAGGTTATAGCAGAAAGCAAAAAGACCAGGtggagaacaaaaaaaaaaatttttttttcctgtaagaaaGGGAGTGGAATAagaacatattttcttatttgtctaAAGAAACTGGAAGTGTGAATAAAAAACCAGTGAGGATGGCCAGCGAGAGTGGGGCGAGAATCAGGGTGAAGAGGGCAGGGTGGGACTGGGATTTCTCTGGGTGTACCTTTTTACAGTGGGGacctttttccctctttcttcttctactttttctttctttctttctttctttttttttttttacaaagattgGATTTTTAAACTGTGTCTTACCTATTccgaaattcaaattaaattaaaatgaaatctacaacaaaatgtggaaaaataagcaaagctCAGTGAGCAGGACTGGAACGGGGTCTGCTGTTGAAGTTTCCTGCGGAGAAGCACAAGGCCCTGACCCCGGACACACAGCCCTGACCTCGTGGTTTCCAAGGGGCAGATGTGTGGGTCTGGCTTTTGTCTTTGGTGTGGATCCCCCACACCTGTGACGGGACAGCCGAGTGTCCCTGGACTCGGGCCACGGTCCTCCTGCCCGGAGTTGCAGAGACGGTGCTGACCCTGAGTCCCTGCCCCAGAGATGGCTGACTTTGCGGTCACGACAGGCCAAGCCGTGGCCCCTGCCCGTCCTTCCAGAGAAACCTCTGAACGCTCTGGTCAGGGGCTTCCTTAGGTAAGCAAATGTGTCTTAGAGTTGAGCCCCTGCTTGCACCCCATCTCCTGCcaagccagagacagagagagagagagggaaggaagacgTGGTCCCTGCAGGCTGCGGAAAGGAGCACTGTCAGCCAGGGCACTGGGGCACGGGAATCCAACCCCTGCAGAAAGGGTGCCCCGTGGGCCAGTCCGGAGGTCAAGGGGCAGAGCATCACTTAAAGAAAGGCCTTTGCGTAAAAGACTGTTTGGGGCCTCCGGTCTCCGAGGACCACCTTTCCCAGGCCCTGGCTTTCCCTTCTGCTGTCCCTTCTACAGATGCCACAGGTCTGAGGCCACGGTGGACAGAGCCCGGAGTACGAACAGGCATCTGGTGTTCCTGCCCTTCTTGACGCTGCCCCTTCGCCGGCCAGTCCCACTTTAGCGGACACAGGCCGCCAAGCACACACTCACTGTACTAGGTAACTGCTGCCTGTCCTCTTAGCTGCGAGTTAGGCAGGCCGACCCTCGAGAGCACACCGCACGTCTGTTTTGCACACCATTCTGCCCTGGTGCCCGCCCACCACACACTACATGCTCATGACATATACGTGCAACACAAATGACGGCTCTAAGCGGGGTGGCCCATGGTGCGGCTCGGCGCCCTCCGACCCCTCGGAGGGGGACAGGGCCCGGAGAAGGTGGGAGTCCagctccctaccccacccccccaccccccggctggCCGCTCCAGTGGGCCCTCGTACCTGCAGCGTGTTGACAGGGAAGGTGCTGATGGGCGGGAAGTCGAGGATCTGGAGGTCGTGCACGTGGCCGTTCATGACGACGGCAGGCAGGTAGAGGCGGCGGGCGGTGGTGGGCACGCAGGCCTCGCTGAACTCGTTGTACAGGAACTGGCGCACGATGGCACTTTTGCCCACGCCTCGCGCCCCCAGCACGGCCACCCGGTAGGTGGAGACCATGCCTCCCGCCCCGCTCCGCCACCGCGTCCTCGCCGCTGCCTGGGGCTCCCCCGGGCTGCAtattccaggggctgggggctcagcCACCGTCAGGACCCACCATTGCTGCCCCTGCTTGCCCTGGGCCCTCTGCGGCCTCCACCTGGACTGTGGGGACAAGAAGTGGGCTTGGTGGGCCCGCTTTTCCCTGGATCTGTCCCGTACTTCCCCTGCCTGGGGACTCGGCTGCAGCTGTTCCTGCCCCTTGGCATGCCTTCCCTTTCCCACAACACCTAGCTGCCTCTATCCCGAGTCTCTCCATCCTCCCTTctccgtcccccccccccaaccccaccaccacccgcccCACCACCGGTGGGAATCACTCTTTCCCGTATTATGACCTGACTCTTGGCCAGGTCtgacccccccagcccccacccccagccaaggCAAGCTGCAGAGCAGAGTGGGGCGCACACTAGACTGGCTCCGATCTGAGCTTTCCCACAGAGCCCCGGGGGAGCCGAGTCCAGTGTGTCTCGACGGAGGCGCGCCCAGCCTTTTGTGGAGAGAGTTCTTTATTGGGCAGGACGTCTTACAGCCCTGCTGGAGGTACCTGCCAGCAGCCCACTCCAGTCGCCATGCTGGCCAGAAACATCCCCTATTTCCAAAGGTCCCCTGTTGAGAGCCCTGGACCCGAGGAGCACTTTGGCTCTGGAGCCCACCACGTTAGCACCCCCACCGGTGAGCCCGCAGCAGGACAGTATCCCCTGGGGATAGGAGGCATTCCCACTTTAGAGAAGACTCAAGAGGGGGCGGGAAGTgggcccaagggcacacagctggcGATGGCAGCTACCGCAGTACCACCGACCTCCAAGTTCAGGGATTCCAGCTGGTGCACGCCTACAGACCAAGGGCCGGGTCTCATTcccggaccccccccccccccaggctcagAGGGCTTGGCACACAGCAGCTGCCCAGGAAAGGGCTGCTACAGGCTTGGACCTTGCTCTGGGTTCATTCGCTCCTTGCTTGCTCAGTTTCGGTGACTCTAGAGCGTAGGTCTAAACCCCAGCTATGACATTTCCTAGCTGTGGTCAGAGGGCGGGTCCCCTGCCCCATCCGAGCTACGCTCTGCACATATATGAAGTGGGGTTAATAGCCCCTATTTCTGAGATAATCCAAGTCAACCTCTAACCAGCTGCCTTCTCCTTCTGTTGGGGATGGTGACCAGCGAGGCGGGTACAAGCCTGAGACCGCCCGTCCAGGGACTGTTGGCAGGAGGGTGACACCAGCGCCTGCTACATGCGCCCAGGGCAGATGGGCATGCTGGATTCCCACAGGGCCATGCTTTTCAGCATCTGTGCGGGTCTTCTCTGTGGATGTGTGTTCTTTTCATATATACCCAGTTCACAGCTGAATGGACCTCAGTCTGGGCTGGCTCCGAAAATCCAGTCCACTGGGTCTGTGTGCATACAACATAGTAAAACATTGGGCTGGATTTGCGGTGAGCCCCACCGAGGTCTGATTCCCAGCTCTGCCGCCTAaagtgtggccttgggcaagaaACTTCATCGGGTGTTGTGATGTCATGAAAGCAATGTCATGAAAAGTAAAGCCCAGTGCCCACAGTAGTAGGTGTTCAATGAACAGTGGCCACTGTGAGGTACAGGGATCCTTCAGCCACCTGAGGTTTTCTAAAATCTCAACGGGACTCCTAGCAGTCGCAGGAAAGGTCACCATCCACTGTTGTTcttgtacatgtgtgtgtgtgtgtgtgtgtgtgtgtgtgtgtgtgacagagagagagagagactcttctCCCCGTTTTATTGAAGATAAAATCGAAACCCAAAACCAGAGACTCAGGGAAGTGGAGACCACACAGTCGCTGAGCTATCAACTAAGACTAGGACCCTGATCTCCTTTCTGCCCCATGTGGTGTCCTTTCCCCAACAGGTGTTTATCCACTTCCCTGGGCTTCCCACTGGGGTAAGGACCGGTCCCTCCTCCCCATAAATCCCTCCAGGCTCTGGGCCCCTCAGGCCTCCCTGGACACTGTGGGCTTGGCAGAGAGCTTCAGCTGGGTTAATTACATAAccagcacaagcaggtggagaggggggcatcctgggggaggaagagagggcaaGGAATGCAAGAAGAGTCCCCACCTCTCTCTGGGTGTGGCAACTTAGAGGTACCTAGGATGTGTCCTACCTGCAGATTCTCCTGGACGCCACAGTCCCTGCGCAGAAATCAACCCTTTCTGGAGAATAGCTGGGAAATAAACGGAGAGAGTGCTGGAGCCAGGGAGGGGATGCAAGGGAGGCCACTAGGCTGGCCAGCCTCCTGGAACTCACCAGGCCCAAGTGTGGCCCTGTCCCTGACTCAGAGGTGATCGgtgccccctccctcttctcaggCAGGGGTCCTGCGTCTAAGTGCCTATTAACCCAACGTCCCTACCTGGGTGGGGACTGAAGGGGGCTGTCCCGAGAATCAGGGCCCAGCCCCCTGAGCGCTCTCTCCCCGAGGCCTGCGCTCTGCAGTGAGTCTGCAGACAGCGCCCCGGCAAGAGACCGGGGACACACACTGGGGCCAAAGCCTGCTTCTTGTCCCCTCCCCTCGACCTGGACACACGAGTCCTGCCCCAGACTGATGGCCCCGGCTTTGCGGTCCCATGGGCCGAGTCACACGTCTGCCCGCTGTTTGTCCCCACACGTTCATGTGGGAGTGGGCGGGTGGGGGCGTCGGAGGCTGCTGGGCTCCCCATGACCTGATTGGTGGGAGTCTGGGGGGGGGAATGCCGGAGCCCTGCCTGCTCTCCGCCTCCAGCACCTtgcaggcaccccccccccccccaaagctccCGCTCTCACGTGGCCGCCCCGCGCCGCTTCCCCGCCAGCCCGCCGGCCCCCTCCGCCCTCCTCGCCCTGGCCCCCAGGCCCGGCCGCCCGGCTCCCACCCGCACCACCCCCCCGCCCAGGCCCTGCCCCGCCCGCCTCCCCTCCTCCCGCCGCTTACCCGGGGCCGTCCTAGCTGCCCCCGGCCCTGGCCGGCCGGCCGGCGGGGCCGCGCTCCCcccgggctccggcgctgccccTCGGCTCCCCGGCccggggggagaggggtgggggcgcCCCCGGCTGCCCAGTCGGCGCGGGTTCAGCGGCGGGCGCGGAGGGCAGGTGCGGGCGCCGAGGGGGCAGGAAACCTCCAGCCCAGCTCTCCCTCCGGAGCGCGCCGCCCGCTCGCGCCGGTAGGAGGGAGGCGGAGGGGAGCGCGAGGCCGGgcgcgggggggtggggggggggggtcgggctGGCGTTCCGCTGGGTCCCTGAGCCTGACGGATTCGCTCGCGCGGCCCTGGAAGAATTCTTCTTGAACCCCGAGCCTCGATTTGCACCCCCTCCCGACTCACGCTGCCAGATTTTTAGCTCCCccctggaggggtgggaggaaggcacCGGAGAGGCCCTAAAGCCTCTTGCTTCACTCCAATTCCTTCCCCCTTCACCCCGCCGCCCACCACGTCCACCCTAGCTTCCCTCTCTAGTCTCCCTCGCACCCTTCCCAGGCCAGTGCACTGCAGGGCGGGCGCACCTGTGTGCCCCGCACTCCGCGCCGGCGACAGCGTCCCGCCTCTCCGCCGCCGCCCCGCTGGAGGACGGAGCGCAGGGTGGTCACTCTCGCCCTTCGCTGCAGCCGTGCAAGAAAGGCAGACCAGGTTAGCCGCAGAGCCCAGCTTATCTCCTGCCAGTGAATGACCTCCACTCCCTAAACCGACTGCTCCCCTCTCTTCTCCAGACTGGGACATAGCAGCGCTTGCCAGGGTTGCAGGCGCAATCACCTATATATTTATTCGAAAACCAGCGGCGACAGCGGCAATCCCATGGATAGCTAGCATTTCGCGAGTATGTACTATGCGCCACACACCGCGCTCCAAGCTTCGCCTGCGTCCTCGAATTCAATCCTCACAATCCTGTGAGGTTGATTGTACAGATGAGATAGCCGAGGCTGAGAGGGGCTGAGTAACTTGTCTTACTGAAGGGCAAAATTTGGACTACAAAGACGGGGATCCCTACTtgggcagccccccccccccagcccgaggggcagaagcagacccaAGCAGCACTAATTCTGTGCTGCGTGAAAAGCCAAGGATCtggaggagggcagaaggaggggacCAACTAGAGGAGTCTGGAGGTGACAGAGGAGGCAGCTTTGAAGGAAGGAGCCTCCAAATAAAT from Ursus arctos isolate Adak ecotype North America unplaced genomic scaffold, UrsArc2.0 scaffold_24, whole genome shotgun sequence encodes the following:
- the RASL10B gene encoding ras-like protein family member 10B, with amino-acid sequence MVSTYRVAVLGARGVGKSAIVRQFLYNEFSEACVPTTARRLYLPAVVMNGHVHDLQILDFPPISTFPVNTLQEWADACCRGLRSVHAYILVYDICCFDSFEYVKTIRQQILETRVIGTSETPIIIVGNKRDLQRGRVIPRWNVSHLVRKTWKCGYVECSAKYNWHILLLFSELLKSVGCARCKHVHAALRFQGALRRNRCAIM